One genomic region from Vannielia litorea encodes:
- a CDS encoding helix-turn-helix transcriptional regulator: MQANTALLLVILVVQTLCALFFVGEILSSVIGFAPLSWQVHEFIEIGAALGLLLGILLGGIALRRTMSRNAALGHQLHAASSAFMDLLEERIAAWGLTPAERDVAIFAVKGLTIPEIASLRQTSEGTVKAQTAAIYRKAGVNGRPQLLSLFIEELMESGMNERLAASTLAATPPPARPQPAEAAEATPR, encoded by the coding sequence ATGCAGGCCAACACCGCCCTCCTCCTCGTCATCCTCGTCGTGCAAACCCTCTGCGCGCTGTTCTTCGTCGGCGAGATCCTGTCCTCGGTCATCGGCTTCGCCCCCCTCAGCTGGCAGGTGCATGAGTTCATCGAGATCGGCGCCGCGCTGGGGCTCCTTCTCGGCATCCTGCTGGGCGGCATCGCCCTGCGCCGCACCATGTCGCGCAACGCCGCGCTGGGGCACCAGTTGCACGCCGCCTCCAGCGCCTTCATGGACCTGCTCGAAGAGCGCATCGCCGCCTGGGGCCTCACCCCGGCCGAGCGCGATGTGGCCATCTTCGCGGTGAAGGGCCTGACCATCCCCGAAATCGCCAGCCTGCGCCAAACCTCCGAGGGCACGGTGAAGGCCCAAACGGCAGCGATCTATCGTAAAGCCGGCGTCAACGGCCGTCCCCAGCTTCTCTCCCTCTTCATCGAAGAACTGATGGAGAGCGGCATGAACGAGCGCCTCGCCGCCAGCACCCTCGCCGCCACTCCACCCCCGGCCCGTCCCCAGCCCGCCGAAGCCGCCGAGGCCACCCCGCGATAG
- a CDS encoding slipin family protein, which produces MTMIDFLTGTIPVTVTETERVLVLRHGRFASMLTAGHYRLRRKGTTLHRYDIEANPAFVSSYSDALKRARPDLHDAHLTEIRAEEAEVVLISLYGWPWRLLHPGHRVTVWKDAGLWTVERHAVTGPLLPKALGDRLEAAGITRVYTPVTVPDGHTGLLFTEGALVGDLAPGLHRVWSIGAKSTVTTVDLRWRAHEVTGHEILTRDRVTLRVNLSATYRVVDARAAVTVVKDYAEALHRALALAFRKTLGALTLDELLADKVAVDETAAGEVRAAMAELGLEVAEIALKDVILPGEMREILNRVVAAEKEAEANVIRRREETNAVRALHNTAKVMADNPVMLRLKELEALETVASKVERLTVHNGTAGLLSDLVKLRD; this is translated from the coding sequence ATGACCATGATAGATTTTCTGACCGGGACCATCCCCGTCACCGTCACCGAAACCGAGCGTGTGCTCGTGCTGCGGCACGGGCGGTTCGCCTCCATGCTGACCGCTGGGCACTACCGCCTGCGGCGCAAGGGCACCACGCTGCACCGGTATGACATCGAGGCAAACCCTGCCTTCGTCTCGTCCTACAGCGACGCCTTGAAGCGCGCACGCCCCGATCTGCACGACGCCCACCTCACCGAGATCCGGGCCGAGGAGGCCGAGGTGGTGCTGATCTCGCTCTATGGCTGGCCCTGGCGCCTGCTCCACCCCGGCCACCGGGTCACCGTCTGGAAAGACGCGGGCCTCTGGACGGTCGAGCGCCACGCCGTGACCGGCCCCCTGCTGCCCAAGGCACTGGGGGACCGGCTCGAGGCCGCCGGGATCACGCGGGTCTACACCCCCGTGACCGTGCCCGATGGCCACACCGGCCTGCTCTTCACCGAGGGCGCGCTGGTGGGTGATCTGGCTCCCGGTCTGCACCGTGTCTGGTCGATCGGCGCCAAGTCGACCGTCACCACGGTCGATCTCCGCTGGCGGGCCCATGAGGTCACCGGCCATGAGATCCTCACGCGGGATCGGGTGACTCTGCGGGTCAACCTCTCGGCCACCTACCGGGTGGTCGATGCGCGGGCCGCGGTGACGGTGGTCAAGGACTACGCCGAAGCGCTCCACCGGGCGCTGGCCCTCGCTTTCCGGAAGACCCTCGGGGCGCTGACTCTCGACGAGCTTCTGGCCGACAAGGTCGCGGTCGACGAGACGGCGGCGGGCGAGGTCCGGGCGGCCATGGCCGAGCTCGGGCTCGAGGTGGCGGAAATCGCCCTGAAGGACGTGATCCTTCCCGGCGAGATGCGCGAAATCCTCAACCGCGTCGTGGCGGCGGAGAAAGAGGCCGAGGCCAACGTCATCCGTCGGCGCGAAGAGACCAACGCGGTCCGGGCGCTGCACAACACGGCCAAGGTCATGGCGGACAACCCCGTCATGCTGCGGCTGAAAGAGCTGGAGGCGCTGGAAACCGTGGCCTCCAAGGTCGAGCGGCTCACCGTCCACAACGGGACGGCCGGGCTTCTGTCCGACCTCGTGAAGCTCCGCGACTGA
- a CDS encoding RNA polymerase sigma factor, whose translation MQPDATDFQAELLASLPRLRRFALSLTRHPSEGDDLVQMTCERAITNAAKWNPEQPLLPWLYTMARNLWTSEMRKRQVRTGEGTVPAEEAAELVSHAGGEEATRAGQVMAQIMALPEGLSSVLLLVSVEGHSYAEAASILDIPPGTVMSRMSAARVRLRAALAGEAA comes from the coding sequence TTGCAGCCCGACGCGACAGATTTTCAGGCCGAGCTTCTGGCCAGCCTTCCGCGGCTGCGGCGCTTTGCGCTCAGCCTGACCCGCCACCCATCCGAGGGCGATGACCTTGTTCAGATGACCTGCGAACGTGCCATAACCAATGCCGCCAAGTGGAACCCCGAGCAGCCGCTGCTGCCGTGGCTTTACACGATGGCGCGCAATCTCTGGACATCGGAGATGCGCAAGCGGCAGGTGCGAACGGGCGAGGGCACGGTGCCAGCTGAGGAGGCCGCCGAACTGGTGAGCCATGCGGGCGGTGAGGAGGCCACTCGCGCGGGGCAGGTGATGGCGCAGATCATGGCGCTGCCCGAGGGGCTCTCATCGGTGCTGCTGCTCGTCTCGGTGGAGGGCCACAGCTATGCCGAGGCGGCGTCGATCCTCGATATTCCGCCGGGCACGGTGATGTCACGCATGTCGGCGGCGCGTGTGCGCTTGCGGGCGGCTCTGGCAGGGGAGGCGGCATGA
- a CDS encoding tetratricopeptide repeat protein, translating to MTRILPMTAVLLAMAAPAFAAGSDSTTPPTSTSTTTKCEKGQVFDEKTAKCLDAKSEAVTDDDRYEAARELAYNGKYDRALMVLAAAEDQNDPRILNYKGFTHRKMGDTGAAMGFYQAALNVDPDYILARSYMGQGLAAEGDLAGATEQLEEIALRGGQDTWAYASLMQAIGGVAVDY from the coding sequence ATGACCCGCATTCTTCCGATGACCGCCGTTCTCCTCGCCATGGCCGCCCCGGCCTTTGCCGCAGGCTCCGACAGCACCACACCGCCGACCAGCACCTCGACGACCACGAAGTGCGAGAAAGGGCAGGTGTTTGACGAGAAGACCGCCAAGTGCCTCGACGCCAAGTCCGAAGCCGTGACCGACGACGACCGCTACGAAGCCGCCCGCGAGCTGGCCTACAATGGCAAATACGACCGCGCCCTGATGGTGCTGGCCGCCGCCGAAGACCAGAACGACCCGCGCATCCTGAACTACAAGGGCTTCACCCACCGCAAGATGGGCGACACCGGCGCTGCGATGGGCTTTTACCAGGCCGCGCTGAACGTGGACCCCGATTACATCCTTGCCCGCTCCTACATGGGCCAGGGCCTTGCCGCCGAGGGCGACCTTGCGGGCGCGACCGAGCAGCTTGAAGAGATCGCCCTGCGCGGCGGGCAGGACACATGGGCTTATGCCAGCCTGATGCAGGCGATTGGCGGGGTTGCGGTGGATTATTGA
- a CDS encoding DUF2237 family protein — MTALEKYPSLNVLGGDLEPCSNDPVTGFFRDGHCNSCLADAGSHTVCAVMTAEFLAYSKYVGNDLSTPMPQYGFDGLKPGDRWCLCASRFMQAHDEGCPPEVVLEATHQKALEIVPLKVLQAVAAK, encoded by the coding sequence ATGACCGCACTGGAGAAATACCCCTCGCTCAACGTGCTGGGCGGCGATCTGGAGCCCTGCTCCAACGATCCGGTGACGGGGTTCTTCCGCGACGGGCATTGCAACTCCTGCCTCGCCGATGCGGGGAGCCATACGGTGTGCGCGGTGATGACGGCGGAGTTCCTCGCCTACAGCAAATACGTGGGCAACGACCTGAGCACGCCGATGCCGCAATACGGGTTTGACGGGTTGAAGCCCGGCGACCGCTGGTGCCTCTGTGCCAGCCGGTTCATGCAGGCCCATGACGAGGGCTGCCCGCCCGAGGTGGTGCTGGAGGCGACCCATCAGAAGGCGCTGGAGATCGTGCCGCTGAAGGTTTTGCAGGCCGTGGCGGCGAAATAG
- a CDS encoding serine hydrolase domain-containing protein, whose translation MRAALKAIGLGLLLLLVLAGAAAWVKREEVARLWAVQKLFDPERIVWNFTHMGELFHWVALPVGPGDAVQPVLEAPPVPLPEGSEAWMAERRITGLVVLSDGQVTQEVYREGTGRDDLRISWSVSKSFVSALLGIVLDAGEIESLDDPVTQYAPALEGSAYDGASVGDVLLMQSGVAFNEDYFDYWSDINRMGRILALGGSLDGFTEGLDRRAGPPGEVWRYVSMDTHVLGMVLRGATGQDMATLLGERLLAPMGLESRPTLLTDARGQGFVLGGLNMSLRDYALFGQMYLQDGRLGERRIVPYDWVRESTLPRANTAPGALRYGYHWWVPKTGEGEFLAVGIYGQYIYINRPAQVVVAVSAADHGFGQGAVQDGMIDWFRRIAITNVEAR comes from the coding sequence ATGCGTGCCGCGTTGAAAGCCATAGGTCTCGGATTGCTCCTGCTGCTCGTCTTGGCGGGGGCGGCGGCTTGGGTGAAGCGCGAGGAGGTGGCGCGGCTCTGGGCGGTGCAGAAGCTCTTCGATCCGGAGCGGATCGTCTGGAACTTCACCCACATGGGCGAGCTCTTTCACTGGGTCGCGCTGCCGGTTGGGCCGGGCGATGCGGTGCAGCCGGTGCTGGAGGCCCCGCCGGTGCCGCTGCCCGAAGGGTCGGAGGCATGGATGGCGGAGCGGCGGATCACCGGGCTGGTGGTGCTCTCCGACGGGCAGGTGACGCAGGAGGTGTACCGCGAGGGCACCGGGCGCGATGACCTGCGGATCTCGTGGTCGGTGTCGAAGAGCTTTGTCTCAGCGCTGCTCGGGATCGTGCTGGATGCGGGCGAGATCGAAAGCCTCGACGACCCGGTGACGCAATATGCTCCGGCGCTTGAAGGCAGCGCCTATGACGGGGCGAGCGTTGGCGATGTGCTGCTGATGCAGTCGGGCGTGGCCTTCAACGAGGACTATTTCGACTACTGGTCCGACATCAACCGGATGGGCCGTATCCTTGCGCTGGGCGGCTCGCTCGACGGGTTCACCGAGGGGCTCGACCGCCGGGCCGGGCCGCCGGGAGAGGTCTGGCGCTACGTGTCGATGGACACCCATGTGCTGGGCATGGTGCTGCGCGGCGCGACCGGGCAGGACATGGCGACGTTGCTCGGCGAGCGGCTGCTGGCGCCGATGGGGCTGGAGAGCCGCCCGACGCTGCTGACCGATGCGCGGGGGCAGGGGTTTGTGCTGGGCGGGCTGAACATGAGCCTGCGGGACTATGCGCTCTTCGGGCAGATGTATTTGCAGGACGGGCGGCTCGGGGAGCGGCGGATCGTGCCCTATGACTGGGTGCGCGAGAGCACTCTGCCAAGGGCCAACACCGCGCCGGGCGCGTTGCGCTACGGCTATCACTGGTGGGTGCCGAAGACGGGAGAAGGTGAATTTCTGGCCGTGGGGATCTATGGGCAATACATCTACATCAACCGCCCGGCGCAGGTGGTCGTCGCGGTGAGCGCGGCGGACCACGGCTTTGGGCAAGGTGCGGTGCAGGACGGGATGATCGACTGGTTCCGCCGCATCGCCATAACCAACGTGGAGGCCCGCTGA